The genomic stretch CGCCGTTTTTGTCTGGGACGATGGTTACGGTATCTCCGTGCCTAAAAAATTGCAGACCACAAAAGGCTCTATCTCTGAAGCCCTCAAAGGCATGCAGAAAAAAGAGAATACCAATGGTTTTGATATCTACCGCGTAAAAGCCTGGGATTATGCCGGCATGTGCGAAGTTTTTGAAGCCGCCATCCGCAAGATCCGGGAAACACATATACCAGCCCTCTTTCATGTGGAAGAAGTGACACAGCCGCAGGGACACTCTACATCAGGTAGCCATGAGCGTTATAAAGGCCCCGAGCAGCTGGAATGGGAAAGAGAATGGGATGCCAACAAGAAAATGCGCGAATGGGTGCTTGATAATGAACTGGCTTCTGAAGATGAGCTGCATGATATAGAGATCAAAGCCAAAGAATATGTTCGCGAAAGCAAGTTGCGGGCCTGGGAGAAATTCAGTGCGCCTATCAAAGCACAGGCTACCCAGACCATTGCTTATTTTGATGAACTGCTCAGTCAGGGCGCTGATCACCACCACGTGATTGCCCAGACCAGGCAGGAGCTGGCCACCACCAAGGAACCGCTGCGCAAACAGATACTGGCTGCCATGCACCGCGTACTGCGGACGGTGGGGGATATCCCCCAGGCCGAGGCCCTGAAAGCATATTATAAAGGTTTGCGGGAAGCAGGGTATACCCTCTATAATACGCATCTCTATGATGCCAACAGGAGCCCGCTCACTATACAGGGTACCGAACTGGAATTTGCCACCGATGCACCCATGGTCAATGGCTATGAAGTGCTCAATAAATATTTTGACGCCCTCTTCCAGGCCAATCCAAAAGTGCTGGCCTTTGGGGAAGATGTGGGCAAGATAGGTGATGTGAACCAGGGCTTTGCCGGACTGCAGGCCAAATTTGGTGTTCATCGCATCTTTGATACCGCCATCCGGGAGCTGACCATCATGGGACAGGGTATCGGCCTGGCCATGCGCGGCCTCCGTCCCATTGCGGAAATTCAGTACCTCGATTACTTATTATACGGTCTCCAGCCGCTCAGCGATGATGCGGCTACCCTGCACTGGCGCACCAAGGGCCGGCAGAGCTGCCCGCTTATTGTCCGTACCCGCGGCCACCGGCTGGAAGGGATCTGGCATAGCGGCTCGCCGCTGGGCATGATGGTGAACGCCCTGCGTGGTATGCATATCTGTGTACCCCGGAACATGGTGCAGGCCGCCGGTATGTACAATACCCTGCTGCAGGGCAATGATCCGGCGATTGTGGTGGAATGCCTGAACGGCTACCGCCTCAAGGAACGGCTGCCCAATAACCTGCTCGACTACCGCGTGGAGCTGGGCGTACCCGAGATCATCCGTGAAGGGGCTGATATCACCATCGTTTCCTATGGCTCTACACTACGTGTGATCCAGGAAGCAGCCGTCATTCTCCAGCAGGCTGGTATCAGCTGCGAGGTGGTGGATGTTCAGACCCTCCTGCCTTTTGATACGCACCAGGTTATCCTGGAATCACTGAAAAAGACCAACCGCATTGTCTTCATTGATGAGGATGTGCCGGGCGGCGCCAGTGGGTATATGTTCACACAGGTCATGGAAAAACAGGGCGGCTTCCGCTGGCTGGATGTGGCGCCACGCACCATCACCGCCAAGCCGCACCGCGCCAGCTATGGCACTGACGGTGATTATTTCAGTAAGCCCAATGCAGAAGAGATAGTGGATGTGATCACTGAAATGATGGCTGAATAAAAAGAAAGAGAAAACAAGGACGCTATGTTGAACACTGTGGAGAAAAGATTTGTCAGGTATTGGGAAGAACAGCGGGAAGGCGGCTTCTGGGCTTATTGCCTGCTGTACCTGCTGGCCGGCACTTTTGTGGCTACCCTTGTCCTGTACTTTGTGCTGAATATGTTCTCCGTGAAGCTCCTGGGACTGATATGGAAAATTCCTTCGGTCAGTTTTGTAACCATTGCCATCAGCATTGTTCTTTCCTGGCGCAGGAATGAGCAGAAGCTCAGGAACCTGATCCAGCGAGAGGTCCGGGAAGCCAAAAAGCTGGATGAGATCCGGCTGACCGGGAAAGACCTGGATCTGCCCCGCAATAATTAAACGTATACTGTTCAATAAAAAAGTATCCACCGGGAAAAGCAACACCGCCAATGGTGGCTTGCTCTCCAGCCGGTGGATGCTTTTTTTATAATGGCTTAGGCCAGGTTATGGAACACTTTCTGAACGTCGTCGTCCTGTTCCAGCTTGTCTACCAGTTTCAGTACTTCCTGTGCCTGCTCTTCGCCCAGCTCAACCGTGGTGCCGGGGATCCATTCCACTTCAGCGCTGATAGGTGTAATACCTTTTTCTTCCAGGGCTTTCTGCATATTGCCGAAATCAGTGAAACCTACGCGGATCACCAGAACGTTCTCGCCGTTCTCACCGGTGCCTTCACCCATTTCTTCCAGGCCATTGTCAATCAGTTCCAGCTCCAGGTCTTCCTGGCTCAGTCCTTCGGGTTTCAGTTTGAATACACCCAATTTCTTGAACTGGAAGCTTACGCTGCCGCTGTTACCGAGGGAGCCATTGCCCTTGTTGAAATGTGATTTTACGTTGGCCACGGTACGAACGTGGTTGTCGGTGGCTGTTTCCACCAGTACGGCTACGCCATGGGGCGCATATCCTTCGTACAGGATCTCCTCATAATTCTCCATCTCTTTGCCGGAAGCGCGTTTGATGGCGGCTTCTACACGGTCTTTAGGCATGTTCACGCTCTTGGCGTTGGCCATGCAGCGGCGCAATGCCGGGTTGGTGGCGGGATCAGGGCCGCCGGCTTTTACGGCAATGGCGATCTCCTTTCCGATCCGGCTGAACTGTTTGGCCATCCGGTCCCACCGGGCAAACATCGTGGACTTACGAACTTCAAATATCCTACCCATATAACAATTTTAATACAAATGAGTGTTTAACGCGGCCTTTTCCCACCGGTATCCGGGGTTTTCAGGCCGGTTTGCAAAAGTATACTAAGCGGCTGGCATAAAAAAACGCCCCGGCATGCCGGGGCGTTTTTTTATGGGATCAGGTCCTAAGACCTGCCGAGTTTACTATTTTTCTTGCTGTAGGCAAAGTAGATCACCAGGCCAATGATCATCCAGGCTACTGCGGTCAACTGGGTATTGGCATCCAGTGAGATGATCATAGCGGTACATACCAGGATGCCCATGGTGGACACAAAAGGCACCAGGGGTGTTCTGAACGGACGCTGGGCGTTGGGATCAGATTTGCGCATGATCCATACACCGGCGCTCACCAGTATAAAGGCAAACAGGGTACCAATACTGGTCAGATCGCCCGCCATATGACCCGGAACAAAACCGGCAAAAGCACCTACAAACAGGAACAGGATGATGTTGGATTTGTAGGGCGTGCGGAATTTGGGGTGCAGGTCGGCGAAGACCTTAGGCAGCAGGCCGTCGTTCGACATAGAGTAGAACACGCGGCTCTGGCCCATCAGCATCACCAGGATCACGGAGGAGAAACCAGCCAGGATAGCTACTGTCACCAGGGTGGCCAGCCATTCGTGGTTGGCCATATAGGTTTTGATAGCATAGGCTACGGAAGCCTCACGACCGGATTTCTGGAAATCAGTGAAAGGCGCTACGCCGGTGAGCACATAAGAGAACAGGATGTACAGGATGGTACAAACCACCAGCGAACCCAGGATACCGATCGGCATATCACGCTTGGGATTTTTGGCTTCCTGTGCTGCTGTAGACACCGCATCAAAACCAATGAAGGCAAAGAATACGATGGCAGCCCCACGCAACACCCCCAGGAATCCGTGGTTATAGGTGGGCGCATAGGAATATTCAGAGCCATCCGGCAATATGGCCGGCGGCTGATCTGCAGGGATGAAGAAGGGAACGTGGTTCTCCGGTTTGATATACTGCCAGCCGATAGCAATAAAGACTAATACAATAGCCACTTTCACAAATACGATGACGGCATTTACAATGGCGGACTCTTGCGTACCTTTTATCAGCAGCAGGGAGAGGAGCAGGAGGATCAGCAGGGCCGGTGCATTGAAGATACCGGTATGCAGTACTCCGCTGGCGTCCACTGCGGACTCCAACGGAGAGTGGCACCATTCATATGGTATAGCCCCCCCCATCAAGTTGTTTAAGTATTCACTCCAGGCAATAGATACTGTGGCGGCGCCGAGGGCATATTCCAGTACCAGGGCCCAGCCAATGATCCAGGCAACCAGCTCGCCCATGGTAGCATAGGCGTAGGTGTAGGCGCTTCCCGCGATGGGGATCATGGAGGCAAATTCCGCATAACAAAGGCCGGCAAAAGCACAACCAATAGCGGCGATGATGAAGGAGATGGTTACAGCCGGACCAGCGTGGCCGCCAGCAGCAGCGGCAGTGCGCACAAACAAACCGGCGCCGATGATGGCGCCGATTCCCAGCGCTACAAGGTTACCAGCGCCCAGTGTCCGCTTCAATCCTTTCTCGGATTCGGCGGCCTGTGCCAGCAACGCTGTCAGGGACTTTTTACGGAACAAACTCATAACAGTCAGTTTTCTCTTTTTTTTCCAGGTGATATAATGTAGTTCAAGTTTTGACGAAGGCGGAAAGATACTGATTTATTAAAATCGCCCAAGGTAAAAGATTTGTCAGGGGGAGCTTATCCAGATAGGCGGAAAAGCCCTGATCAGCAGGGGCTTTTAAACATTAATTGTTATATTGCGCACCACTAATACCTGGAACAGGCTTCATGAAAAAGAACAGGCTCACCTTATATATTCTGGTCGCTATGGTGCTGGGCATCCTGGCTGGGTACCTGGTCCATACCAATGGATCCCCTGAATTCATTAAAGGCTTCTCGAAGAATATCAACCTCTTAGGGAAGATATTCATCCGGCTGGTACAAATGATCATTGCGCCGCTGGTATTTGCTACCCTGGTGGTGGGCATTGCTAAGCTGGGTGATCTCAAGGCCGTGGGCCGTGTAGGGGGGAAAGCCATCGGGTGGTTTATCACCGCGTCGCTTATTTCCCTGCTGCTGGGCCTGGTGCTGGTCAATGTTTTTAAGCCCGGTCATTATATAGACCTCTCCCAGGCTGATACCGAAGGGGTAAAGGACCTGATGAGCAAGACCACCGAGTTCTCCCTGGAGAAATTTGTGGAGCATATTATCCCGCGCAGCGTGATTGAGGCTATGGCCACCAATGAGATATTACAGCTGGTGGTGTTCAGTGTTTTCTTCGGCGTTGCACTTACCACACTCGGTGATTATGGCAAACCGCTGATCAAAGCACTGGACGTGGTATCCCATGTGATCCTGAAAATGGTGGGTTATGTGATGAACTTTGCCCCCCTGGGGGTATTTGGTGCGCTGACCGCGGTAGTGGCTACCAAGGGGCTGGGCATCTTTAAATTCTACCTGGTCTATTTCGCTTTCTTCCTGCTGGGGATCGCGCTGTTATGGATAATACTGATCAGTGCCGGCTACCTGATCCTGGGCGGCCGTACCAAAAACCTGCTGCGCCGCATCGGTAACCCCCTGCTGATCGCTTTCAGCACTACCAGCAGCGAGGCTGTATTCCCAAAACTGACTGAAGAACTGGAAAGGTTTGGCTGTAAGAACAAGATCGTTTCTTTTGTATTGCCCCTTGGTTATTCTTTTAACCTGGATGGCAGTATGATGTATATGACCTTCGCCAGCCTGGCCATTGCACAGGCCTATAATGTACCACTGCCCCTGGATCAACAGCTCAGCATGCTGCTGGTGCTGATGGTCACCAGCAAGGGCATCGCAGGCGTACCGCGCGCTTCCCTGGTGATTGTGCTGGCCACCTGCGCCATGTTCAATATTCCCCCCGAAGGCGTGGCCCTTATCTTACCTATTGATCATTTCTGTGATATGTTCCGCAGCATGACCAATGTGGTGGGCAATGCCCTGGCTACTTCCGCCGTCAGCAAATGGGAGGGCGAACTGGGACCCGAAATGGAACAGCCTATTGACCAATTGGCTACATAGCCTTAACAAATTTTAAAAAACAATTCCAGCAGAAAACACGTTGAACGCGTAACCCGCAACATTCAAACACATTTGTATGGACCTGATCTTGTTAGATTTTCAGTGGACTCAGTTATTGCAGCCTCAATTCTATATCGAAAATGGAGGCGTCTGGTTATTACTCTTCGTGATCTTTGCAGAAACAGGCCTGTTTGCAGGCTTCTTCCTGCCTGGCGACTCCCTGCTTTTTGTTGCTGGTATCTATGCCCACAAAATGGATGCTGTGAATCCCGGCATCACCTACCAGTTCCTGAAACTGTTTGGGCTGGGCGGCATTCAGAATGAATGGCTGGACCTGCTGGTATTATGGGCCCTGATAGCCACAGCCGGTATCCTCGGTAATATGGTGGGGTACTGGACCGGCCGGAAGATCGGCCCGTCCATGTATACCTGGAAAGATAACCTGCTCTTCAAAAGGAGGTTCCTGCACCAGGCCCATGAATTTTACGACAAACGCGGCGGCCTCGCCATCATTGTAGCCCGTTTCCTTCCCCTGATCCGGACCTTTGCACCTATTATTGCCGGTATCGTGGAAATGGACAGGAAGAAATTCACCTATTATAATGTAGTGGGTTCCGTTGCCTGGGTAGGCAGTATGCTCCTTGGCGGCCACTTCCTCCAGAAATGGATCTATGATGGATTTGGTTTTGACCTGAAAGAACACCTGGAGATCATTGTACTGGTCATTGTACTGATCACCACCGCCCCCGTACTCATCAAGCTGCTGTCCGGAAGAAAGAAAAATCCCGACAGTGTGCCGCCGCAGACACCGGAAGAACCGTCCTGACATACCAAAACATAGCCTAACTGATTGCTTATGGAGAAAAAGCCTGCCACGCTCTTCAACGTTGCCGTCATCGTTGCTGCGCTCGGTTATTTCGTAGATATCTACGACCTGCTGCTGTTCAGTATTATCCGTGTTCCCAGTCTCACCTCCTTAGGGCTTACGCCCGAACAGATCACCACTGATGGCGAAAGCATCATCAGCTGGCAGATGGTAGGGCTTATGCTGGGTGGTATCTTCTGGGGCGTCATGGGGGATAAGCGGGGGCGACTGAGCGTTCTCTTTGGCTCTATTATTTTGTATTCACTGGCCAATATCGCCAATGGCTTTGTGCAGACGGTGGAGCAGTATGCCGCCATCCGCTTTGTGGCCGGCCTGGGCCTGGCAGGGGAACTGGGCGCCGGTATTACGCTGGTGTCCGAGCTGACCCCTAAAGAGAAAAGAGGCGTGGCCACTTCCCTGGTGGCAGGTATCGGTCTGACCGGCGCCGTGGTAGCTTTTGTAATGAAGCAGTACTTCGACTGGCGGGTCTGTTATTTTATTGGCGGCGGTCTTGGCCTCCTGCTGCTGATCCTCCGGATCTCCGTATTTGAATCCGGCATGTTCCACCATGTTAAACAGCTGCCCGTACAACGTGGCAACCTGTTCATGCTGTTCAATAACTGGGATCGCTTTAAAAGATATATCCTCTGTATCCTCATCGGCCTGCCCACCTGGTTTGTGATCGGCGTGCTGGTCACTTTTGCCACGGAGTTCGGCGCCAAAATGGGGATCACGGAAAAAATAGATTCGGGCAAGGCCATCATGTTTGCCTATGCGGCTATCTCCATAGGCGATATTGCCGTAGGGCTGGTGAGCCAGTGGCTGCGCAGCCGTAAAAAAGCCCTGTTCATTTTTTACGGCATCACCATGGTGTTCATGGTCCTGTTCTTCACGGTCCTCTGGAACGGCACGGCCAACAGTCTGTACTGGATCTGTGCCGGGTTGGGATTTGGTACCGGCTTCTGGGCTATCTTTGTGACCATGGCCGCCGAACAGTTCGGCACCAACCTGCGCGCCACCACGGCCACTACGGTGCCCAATATGGTGCGGGGCCTGCTGGGACTGTTCATCCTGCCGCTGTTCAAGTACCTGCGGGGAATTGAAGGAGTAGGGTATGTGCAGGGTGGCCTGTATACCGCGGTGATCCTGATGGCTATTACCATCACGGCCGCCGCGCTGACCAGGGAAACCTTTCATAAGGACCTGAATTACGTAGAGCAATAAACGAAGCCTGTAACAGGCATTATTTGTACCATGAAATTCCTGATCATCCGTTTTTCTTCCATCGGCGATATTGTGTTAACGACACCCGTGGTCCGGTGCCTGAAAAAACAGATCGTGACGGCCGAAGTCCATTTCCTCACCAAGCAGAACTTCCGCTCCATTGTAGCACACAATCCCTATATTGATCGCATCCATTACCTGCAGGACAACCTGGAGCAACTGGCCCGGACCCTGGTGGAGGAGGACTATGATTATGTAATTGACCTGCATCATAATCTCCGTACGCTGAAGGTCAAGCGTGCCCTCGGCAAGCAAAGTTTTAGTTTCAGCAAGCTCAATATCCAGAAATGGCTGCTCACCGCTTTAAAGGTGAACCGGATGCCTGATGTGCATATTGTAGACCGCTACCTGGATACGCTGAAAGTTTTCGGCGTGCGCAATGATGGCGGCGGGCTGGATTATTTCATCCCGGAAAAGGACAAGGTAAAGGACAGTGATATTCCTGCTGCTCACCAGGCAGGGTATATCGGGTTGGTGATCGGCGCTGCGCTGAATACCAAAAGGTATCCGCTGTCTAAGCTGCAGGCCTTGTGCCAGGCGCTGGAGCATCCGGTGATCCTGCTGGGCGGGAAGGAGGATGCGGAAGCCGGGGCGGCTATTGCAGCCATTGACCCGGTCAAGATCTACAATGCCTGCGGCAAGTTTAACCTGAATGAATCGGCCGACCTGGTACGGCGGTCGCGGCTGATCATCTCCAATGATACAGGCCTGATGCATATTGCTGCTGCCTTTCAGAAGCCCATTATCTCGCTCTGGGGAAATACGGTGCCTGAGTTTGGCATGTATCCTTATTACAAGCCGCTATCCGGCAGCCAGCATGGACGGAATACCGATGCGCCTTTTGATATACTGGAAGTGCAGGGGCTCAGCTGCCGGCCCTGCAGCAAGATCGGGTATAAGAAATGTCCCAAAGGGCATTTTAAGTGCATGGAAAATATCAGCACCGATATGGTGCTGGAGCATGTCTATGCGCGGTTGGGCCGCATCCATTAACAGCATTCAACAATACCATTGCCGGAATATTTTGGGACGAACCAAAGAGAAACCTGTTCATTGGTTCGAACCAAAAAGAATTTCTATAGGCCTGAAGCAGGTCCCTGTTAAAAGGGTACACCCGCATATGGACTATGCTGACGATTGTTTGGGACGAACCAAAGAGAAGCCTGTTCATTGGTTCGAACCAAAAAGAATTTCTATAGGCCTGAAGCAGGTCCCTGTTAAAAGGGTACACCCGCGTATGGACTATGCTGGTGATTGTTTGGGACGAACCAGTGAGAAGCCTGCCTATTGGTTCGAACCAAAAAGAATCTCTATAAATCTGAAGCAGGTCTCTGTTAAAAAGGTACACCCGCGTATTGACTATGTTGACTATTGTTTGGGACGAACCTAAGAGAAGCCTGTTCATTGGTTCGAACCAAAATAAAATCTCTATTTGGCTGAAGCAGGTCCTTGTTTAAAAGTTACACTCGTTTATTGGCAATGCTGGTGATTGTTTGGGGCGAACCAAAGAGAAGCCTGTTCATTGGTTCGAACCAAAAAATACTGCTGTGTTGGATCGGAGCGAGGCTGTGTCAATAGCCTAAACAAAAAAGGCTGCCCTTTCGGTACAGCCTCTCTGCATTACATATACGAAAATTCTTAGAGCGTCTTCAGCACATCGTTCATGGAGCGAACGGCGTCTGCGCTCTTGCTGAACAGTGCCTGCTCGTCGGCATTCAGCTTGAAGTCGAGGATCTTCTCCCAGCCGTTTTTGCCAATCACTACGGGCACGCCCAGACAGATATCTTTCTGGCCATATTCCCCTTCCAGGGATACGCAGCAGGTGAAGAGTTTCTTTTCATCGCGCACAATGCTCTCTACCAGGGCAGCTCCGGCGGCGCCGGGTGCATACCAGGCGGAAGTGCCGATCAGCTTGGTGAGGGTAGCGCCACCCACCATGGTGTCATTGACGATCTGTTGCTGTTGCTCAGCACTCAGGAAATTGGTCACCGGCACGCTGTTCCAGGTAGCCAGGCGGATGAGGGGGATCATGGTAGTATCGCCATGACCG from Candidatus Pseudobacter hemicellulosilyticus encodes the following:
- a CDS encoding thiamine pyrophosphate-dependent enzyme, translated to MENTIHNPLFANEKLSFDKFREEVLNDYRLACESREASLLGRKEVLTGKAKFGIFGDGKEVAQIAAAKFFRNGDFLSGYYRDQTIAFATQQATVEEFFAQLYADPDIANDPHSAGRQMNSHFATPLVDEQGEWLDLVNHKNIAAGLAPTAGQMPRSLGMALASKLFRHSDVLQDLTHLSDLGNEVCFATIGDASTSEGHFWETINAAGVQQVPLAVFVWDDGYGISVPKKLQTTKGSISEALKGMQKKENTNGFDIYRVKAWDYAGMCEVFEAAIRKIRETHIPALFHVEEVTQPQGHSTSGSHERYKGPEQLEWEREWDANKKMREWVLDNELASEDELHDIEIKAKEYVRESKLRAWEKFSAPIKAQATQTIAYFDELLSQGADHHHVIAQTRQELATTKEPLRKQILAAMHRVLRTVGDIPQAEALKAYYKGLREAGYTLYNTHLYDANRSPLTIQGTELEFATDAPMVNGYEVLNKYFDALFQANPKVLAFGEDVGKIGDVNQGFAGLQAKFGVHRIFDTAIRELTIMGQGIGLAMRGLRPIAEIQYLDYLLYGLQPLSDDAATLHWRTKGRQSCPLIVRTRGHRLEGIWHSGSPLGMMVNALRGMHICVPRNMVQAAGMYNTLLQGNDPAIVVECLNGYRLKERLPNNLLDYRVELGVPEIIREGADITIVSYGSTLRVIQEAAVILQQAGISCEVVDVQTLLPFDTHQVILESLKKTNRIVFIDEDVPGGASGYMFTQVMEKQGGFRWLDVAPRTITAKPHRASYGTDGDYFSKPNAEEIVDVITEMMAE
- a CDS encoding YebC/PmpR family DNA-binding transcriptional regulator translates to MGRIFEVRKSTMFARWDRMAKQFSRIGKEIAIAVKAGGPDPATNPALRRCMANAKSVNMPKDRVEAAIKRASGKEMENYEEILYEGYAPHGVAVLVETATDNHVRTVANVKSHFNKGNGSLGNSGSVSFQFKKLGVFKLKPEGLSQEDLELELIDNGLEEMGEGTGENGENVLVIRVGFTDFGNMQKALEEKGITPISAEVEWIPGTTVELGEEQAQEVLKLVDKLEQDDDVQKVFHNLA
- a CDS encoding amino acid permease codes for the protein MSLFRKKSLTALLAQAAESEKGLKRTLGAGNLVALGIGAIIGAGLFVRTAAAAGGHAGPAVTISFIIAAIGCAFAGLCYAEFASMIPIAGSAYTYAYATMGELVAWIIGWALVLEYALGAATVSIAWSEYLNNLMGGAIPYEWCHSPLESAVDASGVLHTGIFNAPALLILLLLSLLLIKGTQESAIVNAVIVFVKVAIVLVFIAIGWQYIKPENHVPFFIPADQPPAILPDGSEYSYAPTYNHGFLGVLRGAAIVFFAFIGFDAVSTAAQEAKNPKRDMPIGILGSLVVCTILYILFSYVLTGVAPFTDFQKSGREASVAYAIKTYMANHEWLATLVTVAILAGFSSVILVMLMGQSRVFYSMSNDGLLPKVFADLHPKFRTPYKSNIILFLFVGAFAGFVPGHMAGDLTSIGTLFAFILVSAGVWIMRKSDPNAQRPFRTPLVPFVSTMGILVCTAMIISLDANTQLTAVAWMIIGLVIYFAYSKKNSKLGRS
- a CDS encoding dicarboxylate/amino acid:cation symporter encodes the protein MKKNRLTLYILVAMVLGILAGYLVHTNGSPEFIKGFSKNINLLGKIFIRLVQMIIAPLVFATLVVGIAKLGDLKAVGRVGGKAIGWFITASLISLLLGLVLVNVFKPGHYIDLSQADTEGVKDLMSKTTEFSLEKFVEHIIPRSVIEAMATNEILQLVVFSVFFGVALTTLGDYGKPLIKALDVVSHVILKMVGYVMNFAPLGVFGALTAVVATKGLGIFKFYLVYFAFFLLGIALLWIILISAGYLILGGRTKNLLRRIGNPLLIAFSTTSSEAVFPKLTEELERFGCKNKIVSFVLPLGYSFNLDGSMMYMTFASLAIAQAYNVPLPLDQQLSMLLVLMVTSKGIAGVPRASLVIVLATCAMFNIPPEGVALILPIDHFCDMFRSMTNVVGNALATSAVSKWEGELGPEMEQPIDQLAT
- a CDS encoding VTT domain-containing protein is translated as MDLILLDFQWTQLLQPQFYIENGGVWLLLFVIFAETGLFAGFFLPGDSLLFVAGIYAHKMDAVNPGITYQFLKLFGLGGIQNEWLDLLVLWALIATAGILGNMVGYWTGRKIGPSMYTWKDNLLFKRRFLHQAHEFYDKRGGLAIIVARFLPLIRTFAPIIAGIVEMDRKKFTYYNVVGSVAWVGSMLLGGHFLQKWIYDGFGFDLKEHLEIIVLVIVLITTAPVLIKLLSGRKKNPDSVPPQTPEEPS
- a CDS encoding MFS transporter; translated protein: MEKKPATLFNVAVIVAALGYFVDIYDLLLFSIIRVPSLTSLGLTPEQITTDGESIISWQMVGLMLGGIFWGVMGDKRGRLSVLFGSIILYSLANIANGFVQTVEQYAAIRFVAGLGLAGELGAGITLVSELTPKEKRGVATSLVAGIGLTGAVVAFVMKQYFDWRVCYFIGGGLGLLLLILRISVFESGMFHHVKQLPVQRGNLFMLFNNWDRFKRYILCILIGLPTWFVIGVLVTFATEFGAKMGITEKIDSGKAIMFAYAAISIGDIAVGLVSQWLRSRKKALFIFYGITMVFMVLFFTVLWNGTANSLYWICAGLGFGTGFWAIFVTMAAEQFGTNLRATTATTVPNMVRGLLGLFILPLFKYLRGIEGVGYVQGGLYTAVILMAITITAAALTRETFHKDLNYVEQ
- a CDS encoding glycosyltransferase family 9 protein; protein product: MKFLIIRFSSIGDIVLTTPVVRCLKKQIVTAEVHFLTKQNFRSIVAHNPYIDRIHYLQDNLEQLARTLVEEDYDYVIDLHHNLRTLKVKRALGKQSFSFSKLNIQKWLLTALKVNRMPDVHIVDRYLDTLKVFGVRNDGGGLDYFIPEKDKVKDSDIPAAHQAGYIGLVIGAALNTKRYPLSKLQALCQALEHPVILLGGKEDAEAGAAIAAIDPVKIYNACGKFNLNESADLVRRSRLIISNDTGLMHIAAAFQKPIISLWGNTVPEFGMYPYYKPLSGSQHGRNTDAPFDILEVQGLSCRPCSKIGYKKCPKGHFKCMENISTDMVLEHVYARLGRIH